The Arachis hypogaea cultivar Tifrunner chromosome 14, arahy.Tifrunner.gnm2.J5K5, whole genome shotgun sequence genome has a segment encoding these proteins:
- the LOC112744152 gene encoding ubiquitin-conjugating enzyme E2-23 kDa isoform X1 — protein sequence MSSPSKRREMDLMKLMMSDYKVEMINDGMQEFYVYFDGPNESPYHGGVWKVRVELPDAYPYKSPSIGFVNKIYHPNVDEMSGSVCLDVINQTWSPMFDLVNVFEVFLPQLLLYPNPSDPLNGEAAALLMRDRASYEQRVKEYCEKYAKAEDVGAAPEEKSSDDEEMSEDEYDSSDEQVAGKADP from the exons atgtCTTCCCCAAGCAAGCGGCGAGAGATGGACTTAATGAAACT GATGATGAGTGATTACAAGGTGGAGATGATTAATGATGGAATGCAGGAGTTTTATGTTTATTTCGATGGACCCAATGAAA GTCCTTATCATGGTGGTGTATGGAAAGTAAGAGTTGAGCTACCTGATGCTTATCCTTATAAATCTCCTTCTATAGGATTTGTCAATAAGATCTATCACCCAAATGTTGATGAGAT GTCAGGGTCAGTTTGTCTGGATGTTATCAACCAAACCTGGAGCCCCATGTTTG atcTTGTCAATGTGTTTGAAGTGTTCCTACCACAGCTTCTTCTGTATCCCAATCCATCAGACCCTTTAAATGGAGAAGCTGCCGCTTTACTGATGCGAGATCGAGCTAGTTATGAACAAAGGGTTAAGG AGTACTGTGAGAAGTATGCTAAAGCTGAAGATGTAGGAGCTGCACCAGAAGAGAAATCAAGTGATGATGAGGAAATGAGTGAAGATGAATATGATTCAAGTGATGAACAGGTTGCTGGTAA
- the LOC112744152 gene encoding ubiquitin-conjugating enzyme E2 5 isoform X2, which translates to MSSPSKRREMDLMKLMMSDYKVEMINDGMQEFYVYFDGPNESPYHGGVWKVRVELPDAYPYKSPSIGFVNKIYHPNVDEMSGSVCLDVINQTWSPMFDLVNVFEVFLPQLLLYPNPSDPLNGEAAALLMRDRASYEQRVKGDKKCLKP; encoded by the exons atgtCTTCCCCAAGCAAGCGGCGAGAGATGGACTTAATGAAACT GATGATGAGTGATTACAAGGTGGAGATGATTAATGATGGAATGCAGGAGTTTTATGTTTATTTCGATGGACCCAATGAAA GTCCTTATCATGGTGGTGTATGGAAAGTAAGAGTTGAGCTACCTGATGCTTATCCTTATAAATCTCCTTCTATAGGATTTGTCAATAAGATCTATCACCCAAATGTTGATGAGAT GTCAGGGTCAGTTTGTCTGGATGTTATCAACCAAACCTGGAGCCCCATGTTTG atcTTGTCAATGTGTTTGAAGTGTTCCTACCACAGCTTCTTCTGTATCCCAATCCATCAGACCCTTTAAATGGAGAAGCTGCCGCTTTACTGATGCGAGATCGAGCTAGTTATGAACAAAGGGTTAAGG GGGACAAAAAATGCTTAAAGCCTTAA